A region from the Bactrocera dorsalis isolate Fly_Bdor chromosome 1, ASM2337382v1, whole genome shotgun sequence genome encodes:
- the LOC105227298 gene encoding uncharacterized protein LOC105227298: MDTLALRDSATEVVVVDNSASLEDSVDSTPVLRLRLKKPKSDRQVAWREGTIDNEGMGKKKSKCCCIYKKPVSFGESSSSDDDECEHCFGHPEKRRRNINKSHNHGKDVTDNNSNENRESEIDITEIQQPKDDNGSHVLSD; encoded by the exons atggATACTCTTGCATTGCGAGACTCCGCCACTGAAGTTGTAGTGGTAGATAATTCTGCGAGTTTGGAAGATTCGGTTGAT TCAACTCCAGTACTACGTCTTCGTTTAAAAAAACCCAAATCGGACAGACAAGTTGCCTGGCGTGAGGGTACCATTGATAATGAAGGCAtgggaaaaaaaaaatcgaagt GCTGCTGCATATATAAAAAGCCTGTAAGTTTCGGAGAAAGCTCATCTTCCGACGATGACGAGTGTGAGCACTGTTTTGGGCATCCTGAAAAGCGCCGGAGAAATATCAATAAAAGCCATAATCACGGTAAAGATGTAACGGATAACAACAGTAATGAAAACAGAGAATCTGAAATAGATATTACTGAAATACAGCAACCAAAAGATGACAATGGCTCCCACGTTTTAAGTGATTGA